In the Brevinematales bacterium genome, one interval contains:
- the ahcY gene encoding adenosylhomocysteinase — protein MEYDVKDLNLSETGYKRIMWAYEDMPVMKIIRERFKKEKPLKSIRIGGALHITTETANLAITLKEGGADVYLCASNPLSTQDDVAASLVKDFEIPVFAIKGENRETYYKHIKEVLNKKPNITIDDGADLVSTLHKEMKDTISNVIGGTEETTTGVIRLRAMANEGVLRYPIIAVNDAMTKHLFDNRYGTGQSTIDSIMRSTNRLIAGKYFVVAGYGWCGKGVAMRARGMGARVIITEVDPIKGLEAVMDGFEVMNMNEAARIGDFFVTVTGNKNVITKEHILNMKDGAIISNAGHFDVEIDIPSLESIASSKSEIRTGVTEYVVKDKKIYLLGQGRLVNLANAEGHPSSVMDMSFANQALCCEYLVKNQGKLKNIVMPVPQEIDKEVAKLKLKSMGIAIDTLTPEQEKYLSDWHEGT, from the coding sequence ATGGAATACGACGTAAAAGATTTAAATCTATCAGAAACTGGATATAAAAGAATAATGTGGGCATATGAAGATATGCCAGTAATGAAAATAATAAGAGAAAGATTCAAAAAAGAAAAGCCACTCAAATCCATAAGAATAGGTGGAGCATTACACATCACAACTGAAACTGCAAATTTAGCAATAACTTTAAAGGAAGGAGGAGCAGATGTTTATCTCTGTGCATCCAACCCATTATCAACTCAAGATGATGTAGCAGCTTCTCTCGTGAAAGATTTTGAAATTCCAGTCTTTGCAATTAAAGGAGAAAACAGAGAAACTTATTACAAACACATAAAAGAGGTACTAAATAAAAAGCCAAACATAACTATAGATGATGGTGCAGATCTGGTATCCACGCTCCACAAGGAAATGAAAGATACTATCAGTAATGTAATAGGAGGAACAGAAGAAACCACAACAGGTGTCATAAGACTTAGAGCAATGGCAAATGAAGGAGTATTAAGATACCCTATAATAGCAGTAAATGATGCTATGACTAAACATTTATTTGACAACAGATATGGTACAGGTCAAAGCACAATAGATAGCATAATGAGAAGCACAAATAGACTCATAGCAGGTAAGTATTTCGTTGTTGCTGGATATGGTTGGTGCGGCAAAGGAGTTGCAATGAGAGCAAGAGGTATGGGAGCAAGAGTAATAATAACAGAAGTGGATCCAATCAAAGGACTTGAAGCAGTTATGGACGGATTCGAAGTTATGAACATGAACGAAGCAGCAAGAATAGGAGATTTTTTTGTTACCGTAACGGGTAACAAAAATGTAATAACAAAAGAACACATACTAAATATGAAGGATGGAGCAATAATATCAAACGCAGGACATTTTGATGTCGAAATCGATATACCATCTCTAGAAAGTATAGCATCTTCAAAATCCGAAATCAGAACAGGAGTAACAGAATATGTAGTTAAAGACAAAAAAATATACCTGCTAGGACAAGGAAGACTTGTCAATCTGGCAAATGCAGAAGGACATCCTTCAAGTGTTATGGATATGTCATTTGCTAACCAAGCACTTTGCTGTGAATATTTGGTCAAAAACCAAGGTAAACTAAAAAATATTGTAATGCCAGTACCACAAGAAATAGACAAAGAAGTAGCAAAACTAAAACTCAAATCAATGGGAATAGCAATAGATACATTAACTCCAGAACAAGAAAAATATCTATCAGATTGGCATGAAGGAACTTAA
- the ilvE gene encoding branched-chain-amino-acid transaminase — translation MKIRGIDGDSMGNIVFVNGEFLDKENARISVFDKGFLYGDGVFEGIRAYDGKIFKLDEHVNRMFEGAKAIMLEPPYSKEEIKDIIIETCRKNDVKDGYIRPVLSRGIGDLGLNPFLAKKASFVVIVDKLVMYPQEIYTEGMSIIVASTVRNSPNAMPPMIKSLNYLNNILAKIEAVNAGVPEAVMLNEDGFVAECTGDNIFIVKDGVLITPPKEAGILVGITRNEVIKIAKRDGIQFEERLFSKMDIYTADEVFLTGTGAEVVPVVKVDKRKIGDGKPGKITKFILEEYRKLTRTEGTPIR, via the coding sequence ATGAAAATTAGAGGGATTGATGGAGATTCTATGGGGAATATAGTTTTTGTTAATGGTGAATTTCTAGATAAAGAAAATGCTAGGATAAGTGTTTTTGACAAAGGTTTTCTTTATGGTGATGGTGTTTTTGAAGGTATAAGGGCTTATGATGGTAAAATATTCAAACTTGATGAACATGTTAACAGGATGTTTGAAGGTGCGAAAGCTATAATGCTTGAGCCACCATATTCAAAAGAGGAGATAAAGGATATAATAATTGAAACTTGTAGAAAAAATGATGTCAAAGATGGTTATATAAGACCTGTGCTTTCTAGAGGTATTGGAGATTTGGGATTGAATCCGTTTCTTGCTAAGAAAGCTTCGTTTGTGGTTATAGTTGATAAACTTGTTATGTATCCCCAAGAGATTTACACCGAAGGTATGAGCATAATAGTAGCGTCTACTGTTAGAAATTCTCCTAATGCTATGCCACCTATGATCAAGAGTCTAAATTATTTGAATAATATTCTAGCTAAGATAGAAGCAGTTAATGCTGGTGTACCTGAGGCAGTTATGTTAAACGAAGATGGTTTTGTTGCTGAATGTACTGGAGACAATATATTCATTGTCAAGGATGGAGTATTGATTACTCCACCGAAAGAAGCGGGGATACTTGTTGGTATAACAAGGAATGAAGTTATAAAAATTGCTAAAAGGGATGGTATTCAGTTCGAAGAAAGGTTATTTTCAAAGATGGATATTTACACAGCTGATGAAGTTTTCTTAACGGGTACAGGTGCTGAAGTTGTACCGGTTGTTAAGGTTGATAAGAGAAAAATAGGTGATGGTAAGCCTGGTAAAATAACTAAGTTTATACTGGAAGAGTATAGAAAACTTACAAGGACGGAAGGGACACCTATTAGATAG